The Triticum aestivum cultivar Chinese Spring chromosome 6D, IWGSC CS RefSeq v2.1, whole genome shotgun sequence genomic sequence CAAGAACCACAGAACAGAGTGTGGCCAGTACGGTGTGCACCTTGGTTCATAGCCAATGTGGCGAATAGCAGCACGAGCATAGGTGTCCGCGGATGGCACAAGGAAGGAAGACCTCCTGATTGATGCCATCTTCGTCGCCACGTACAAGGGCACCTGAACAGATCGCAGGAGTTAAATTAGAGCTCAGCAATTcgaataaaaaaacaatatcctaAAACAACAGACAGGGCGAAACAATTCAAATGACTAGTTCTCGGTAGACTTTCAAGGATCCTCCAAGGGACTACAAATATGAATCACGTGCTAACATCATCATGATACTGGTATTTAACTCATTTCTCATTGCATACATAACCTATCAACATATCTCCTTGAGCAAGGACGGAGCACTTAGGGACTGAATTCTCAAATGATCAATAAGCAGCAGCAAAAGGTAGGTATAGCATGATAAGATAGAAATACATGCTTCATTAGTTCAGTTGAAGATGAGACATGGTATTTTTTCTCGCAAAGCCTTGTCTGTTATCTAGTCCGATCTATAAGTAACACAGAACATATCCTTATTAGAACAAATTCAGAACCTGCTTGTCGCATTCGATTGATTGTATCACAACATATACTATTTACATTCACCAAAGGTGATGTGTTTTGTTGTTTCAGTTGAAATTTCAGTTGTCCAGACATAAATTAGCTAAATTAGACAACCCAGCTACTTTCATTTTATAACAAACCGTTATTAACCACAAAAGGCCAGCAACTGAGTTAAAGAAAGCAGATAACAGAAAGATAAAAGAACGAGAGACTAGTTGTTACCTGGCATTGCACATCGATGCCCTTGCCCTTGTATTCAACATAGAGGCATCTTGAGAACTGGTCAACGTacctgaaaacaaaaacaaattagtaTCCTCTCTGCTGTCAATGTAGTCATAATTTGTGAATGACAATTCAGTAAAATGTTTTTGTAACCAATCTGGACAAGGTCTGAACTGAAGACATTCATCAAGCAAACTATACTAAAAGTTTGTTACACATCTAACTCCAAGACCAGCACCAGAATCTGGCATAAGTATGACACGAGAGCTATAACAAGTCACACCGAAAGTGCTTGTTCGATTCCCTATCCCAATTCTTCCTAGAATAGCTCCTTCCGGATCCTAACAAACATCTAAAATAAAATTGCTAAATCAAGTACAGGTAGGCAAGAAAGTAGTGCCCTCTGTTCGCAGGGTTGCTTCCAGTACCCCAATCTGTGAGCACGAACATTTAACAATTGCATGCCATAGTATGCAGTAAGCGCAGAGCAAATTAAGTAGTAACTTCgatcgagaagaagaagaagaaggttagTACTCACGCTTTGGTGGCGGCGTAGACGGAGTAGAGTGGATCGGACGGCACAACAGAGGCAGCACCGGAGCCGATGTTGACGATTGCACCACGCTTCCTGTCGACCATGCCCGGGAGCACGGCGTGGGTGACCCGCGTTACGCCCTCGACGTTGACCCGGATGAGGCTCCGCATGAGCTCCTCGTCCACCTCGTGGAAGTAGCGGGCGTACGGGTACGAGACCCCGGCGTTGTTGACGAGCACGCCGACATCGAGGCCCCGGATGGAGTCCTTGAGCGCCTCCACCCCGGCGGCGAGCCCCTCGGAGGCGAAGTCGAGCACGAAGGTGCGGACCTCGGTCTTGGGGTGCTTGGCCCTGATCTCCTCGGAGACGGCGGCGAGCTTGTCCGGGTTGCGGCCGACGAGCACGAGGCCGAGGCCGGAGGCGGCGAGGCGGAAGGCGATGGCGCGGCCGATGCCGTCTGTGGCGCCGGTGACGACGGCCCAGGGCCCGTAGCGGCGGCGTAGGGGCTTGCCGGGGCGGAGGAAGGCGGCGTAGACCCAGAGGGCGAGGCgcagggcggcgcgggcggctacGAGGAGGCCGACGGCCGCGAGGGCCAGCGCCCACGCCGGCTGCgcgcggaggaactcgacgtgggcGCACGTGCCGGCCATGGTGCTTGCTGGGTTGGCTTGAGCGTTCGCTCGATCCGCGGTGGGGAGCGGCGAGTTATAGCGGAGCGGCGCGGGTCGGATCGGGTCGGCTGGATCTTTGATGGGGTTGGTGGAGCCGGTGCACCAGTCCAACGCCCGACTCAGCCATAAAAAAGACAGTTGCGCGTCGTGTCAGTCTCAGACCCCAGTTCtgcttctttttctcttttttttttgagttGGACTCGGACCCCAGTTCTAAAAAGTCCGATTTCTATGTTTGTTTTTCGGAATTCGGCTTAACTTTTTTTTAAACTGAACCCAGTACTTTACCAGTTCAAGTATTCAGCCATAAAAGAACCAACCTATGGTTGAATGGTTAGAGGGACTATATGGTATTCCCTGCCCATTAGGGTTTAAGTCCTGATGCTCGTATTTATTTttagatttatttcagaatttccagcgatgcgcattcagtaggaggagacgtttccgtcggcGACGAGGTGCCtagtgactttgtaaatttcaagaggatatgccggctcaatctttcggaggtgctcataggggtagggtgtgcgtgtgtgcgttcataggggtgagtgcatgcgcgtgtatatgagcgcttgcgtctatgCTGTGTTCAATAAAAGTATTCAGCCATAAAACAGCTGGCCTTCGCTCGGTAGTTTTCCAATTCTTCACCTAAAAAGCACGTCAACTTGtctatgtttttttttgaaaaaactccCAATCCaattctgagtattcatcttcaatcatggtaatacaacaaacactagaaataataaaaattacatctggATCCGTAGACcgcctagcgacgactacaagcactgaagcgagacGAAGGCGCGCCACTGTCATCGTCCCTCCCTCGCCGAAGCcgggcaaaccttattgtagtagacagtcgagaagtcgtcgtgttaagactccatagaaccaacgcaccagaacatcAACCGCCACGGATGAGGACTGTAGATCAAAAGGATCTAAccacacgaacgaagacgaacaacgaacagatccgagcaaatccaccaaagacagatacACCGGAGACACACCTACACTCGCCCATcgatgatgctagacgcatcaccagaacgggggctaggcggggagacctttattccatcttcagggagccgctgtCGTCtcaccttcctgagcaggacactaaccctaacaaaactaaaaaaagatctaaaaacagagccctcccaccggcaagggccgagatccacttcgcctccatggccctaaagCCACCGGAGACGGGATGGCTGGCTCCGGCACCGGCGGGAGGCAGAGAACCCTAGCTTTTTGGGAGGCGGCGGCTGAGAGGCTACTGGTTTAGATCTGTGATTTCTATTCACGGTTGTTTTAGCTGTAAATTCTTGCCTATGTTGTTATAGACTTGGTTCTTCACAACGTTTATGTTGAGATCAAATTGACATTGATAATGATGTGAAACATGTGGCTTTGTTAAATGGAATCGAGTTATAGGGATCAACATTCATTCTAGAAAGAAAATAGTCAATTGTTTAGATCTTTGACCCAAAGATCCAAACAATTGACTATTGTTTACTACTAATATTATCCCAAATATTAAAGTGTGTCTACCCCTCTTGTTAGGGTTTCtcctccctgttggggaacgtagcagaaatttaaaattttctacgtatcaccaagatcaatctatggagcatctagcaacaagagagaggggagtgcatctacatacccttgtagatcgcgcgcagaagcgttcaagagaacggggttgatggagtcgtactcgtcgtgatccaaatcaccgatgatcctagcaccgaacggacggcacctccgcgttcaacacacgtatggagcggggacgtctcctccttcttgatccagcaaggggggaggagaagttgatggagatccagcagcacgacggcgtggtggtggaagtagcgggatcccggcagggcttcgccaagcgcaagcggggaggaagaggtgtcacgggaggaagggaggcgccagggcttggggtgctgctcccatgtgcctccccactatatataggggtggagggggctggtttattgccctccaagtccattggggcgttggcaaaggtgggggaaagaaatcccatcatttcccttccccaccgattgttattccccttttttagggatcttgatcttatcccttcgggatatgatcttattccttctaaggtgggatattggtgcgccttgaccaggggtgtggggccttgcccccactacccacgttcatgtgggtccccccatgcaggtgggccccacttcggaaccttctagaaccttcccggtacaataccgaaaaatcccgaacattttccggtggccaaaataggacttcccatatataaatctttacctccggtccattccggaactcctcgtgacgtccgggatctcatccgggactccgaacaactttcggttaaccgcatattaatatctctacaactctagcgtcaccgaaccttaagtgtgtagaccctacgggttcgggagacatgcagacatgaccgagacgactctccggtcaataaccaacagcgggatctggatacccatgttggctcccacatgttccacgatgatctcatcggatgaaccacgatgtcgaggattcaatcaatcccgtatacaattccctttgtcaatcagtacgttacttgcccgagattcgatcgtcggtatcccaataccttgttcaatctcgttaccggcaagtcactttactcataccgtaacgcatgatcctgtggctaactccttagtcacattgagctcattatgatgatgcattaccgagtgggcccagagatacctcttcgtcatacggagtgacaaatcccagtctcgattcgtgccaacccaacaaacactttcggagatacctgtagtgcacctttatagccacccagttacgttgtgacgtttggtacacccaaagcattcctacggtatccgggagttgcacaatctcatggtctaaggaaatgatacttgacattagaaaagctctagcaaacgaactacacgatcttgtgctatgcttaggattgggtcttgtccatcacatcattctcctaatgatgtgatcccgttatcaatgacatccaatgtccatggtcaggaaaccataaccatctattgatcaacgagctagtcaactagaggcttactagggacatgttgtggtctatgtattcacacatgtattacggtttccagttaatacaattatagcatgaacaacggacaattatcatgaacaagcaaatacaataataaccattttattattgcctctagggcatatttccaacagtctcccacttgcactagagtcaataatctagttcacatcaccatgtgattaacactcaaagttcacatcgccatgtgactaatacccaagagtttactagagtcaataatctagttcacatcaccatgtgattaacactcaatgagttctagggtttgatcatgttatgcttacgagagaggttttagtcaacgggtctgcaacattcagatccgtgtgtgctttacaaatctctatgtcatcttgtagatgcagctaccacgcgctacttggagctattccaaataactgctctactatacgaatccggttcactattcagagtcatccggattagtgtcaaagtttgcatcgacgtaaccctttacgacgaaccccctttccacctccataatcgagaaaattccttagtccactagatactaaggataagttcgaccgctgtcatgtgatccattcctggatcactattgtaccccttgactaactcatggcaaggcacacttcaggtgcggtacacagcatagcatattgtagagcctacgtctaaagcataggggacgaccttcgtcctttctctttcttctgccgtggtcaggtcttgagtcttactcaatactcacaccttgtaacacagccaagaactccttctttgctgatctattttgaactccttcaaaatcttgtcgcggtatgtattcatttgaaagtactattaagcgtttttgatctatccttatagatcttgatgctcaatgttcaagtagcttaatctaggttttccattaaaaacacttttcaaataaccctggatgctttccagaaattctacatcatttctgatcaacaatatgttaacaacatataatcatcaaaaattctatagtgctcccactcacttctttggaaatacaagtttctcatgaactttgtataaacccaaaatctttgatcatctcatcaaagcgttcattccaactccgagatgcttactccaatccttagaaggattgttggagctttgcatacttgttagcatctttcaggattgacaaaaccttctggttgtatcacatacaacctttcctcaagaaaatcgtcgaggaaacaatcactactggaatcagctaatttgccatctgccagctctttgccgtctgctagctgacggcaaagaagctctttgccatcagctacacgtaagcggacggcaaagaaaaggctgacggcaaagaagctctttgccatcagccacctctttgccgtccgccagcagacggcaaagaatctttgccgtccgctggcagacggcaaagagtgtggtggcccccaccccccgctcgtttgaaaaaatcttaacggcccacctctttgccgtccgctagcagacggcaaagaggcaaaaaggcggacggcaaaggctggctgacggcaaagagggcacttgcctaacggcaggtaccccccNNNNNNNNNNNNNNNNNNNNNNNNNNNNNNNNNNNNNNNNNNNNNNNNNNNNNNNNNNNNNNNNNNNNNNNNNNNNNNNNNNNNNNNNNNNNNNNNNNNNNNNNNNNNNNNNNNNNNNNN encodes the following:
- the LOC123144709 gene encoding very-long-chain 3-oxoacyl-CoA reductase 1, which codes for MAGTCAHVEFLRAQPAWALALAAVGLLVAARAALRLALWVYAAFLRPGKPLRRRYGPWAVVTGATDGIGRAIAFRLAASGLGLVLVGRNPDKLAAVSEEIRAKHPKTEVRTFVLDFASEGLAAGVEALKDSIRGLDVGVLVNNAGVSYPYARYFHEVDEELMRSLIRVNVEGVTRVTHAVLPGMVDRKRGAIVNIGSGAASVVPSDPLYSVYAATKAYVDQFSRCLYVEYKGKGIDVQCQVPLYVATKMASIRRSSFLVPSADTYARAAIRHIGYEPRCTPYWPHSVLWFLISLLPESLVDSTRLSMCIKIRKKGQAKDAKKKSQ